The Acidimicrobiales bacterium genome window below encodes:
- a CDS encoding ABC transporter substrate-binding protein produces MPGRTGRSVAAALIAVGLASCSTSHHGRSSPAPRPASGEPGLPTTELSFAFNSAPPANWNPLAAGGTGDGLTAVADQVLPSVFTFGPSFNPILNIVLMESVNETSASPQTLVYKINPKAVWADGVPITGADFVYNWQAQAGKGTDVGGRPFSPATQSGYSLVQSVTVSPASPDEVTVVFSSPYPDWPVLFRHMVPAHEAEKIGFNSGFTDPVNDLISGGPYTVVGFDRSGFLRLARNPSYWGPPASTLELDFRFVPDIQQLVSALVLGQIGCADIPATEAAISPLRSAKNLNVMVAPGPLYLDLEFQQGAGLLQASTLRSAVTAAISRPAVITTAIGAIAPTDPPVANRFLVPGETGYAPHGPPSAAPLSHPSGALSLSVDPADPVASAAAQSIVQQLDAAGFSVSVTGLSGHWDLALRVRALSPFPGDLLQTYVTGSSSNATGVSDAAFDSLVAAGTTAQDGQRFALVNQADQEAWADYADLPIVALPQAVVCQPDVTGVSPNAAPDGPAYDATGWGLAAGTP; encoded by the coding sequence TTGCCGGGGCGCACCGGACGGTCCGTCGCGGCCGCGCTCATCGCTGTCGGTCTGGCCTCCTGCTCGACCTCTCATCACGGCCGGAGTTCTCCGGCTCCTCGCCCCGCTTCAGGAGAGCCAGGGTTACCCACGACAGAGCTCAGCTTCGCGTTCAACAGCGCCCCGCCCGCCAACTGGAATCCACTAGCTGCCGGCGGCACCGGCGATGGGTTGACCGCCGTCGCCGATCAGGTCCTGCCCTCAGTGTTCACGTTTGGGCCTTCGTTCAACCCGATCTTGAACATTGTCCTGATGGAGTCGGTAAACGAGACTTCGGCGTCTCCGCAGACCCTCGTGTACAAAATCAACCCCAAGGCGGTGTGGGCTGACGGCGTCCCAATAACCGGGGCGGACTTCGTGTACAACTGGCAGGCACAAGCAGGCAAGGGAACGGACGTTGGTGGCCGGCCGTTCAGCCCGGCAACTCAGTCCGGCTACAGCCTCGTGCAGTCGGTCACCGTTTCGCCGGCGTCGCCAGACGAGGTGACTGTCGTCTTTTCCAGTCCGTATCCGGACTGGCCCGTGTTGTTCCGTCACATGGTCCCAGCTCACGAGGCCGAGAAGATCGGTTTCAACTCCGGATTCACCGACCCGGTCAACGACTTGATCTCTGGCGGCCCCTATACGGTCGTAGGTTTTGACCGTTCTGGCTTTCTCCGGCTTGCCCGCAACCCTTCATACTGGGGACCGCCTGCCTCGACGCTCGAACTCGACTTCCGGTTCGTTCCGGACATCCAGCAGCTGGTCTCGGCTCTCGTACTCGGCCAGATCGGGTGCGCCGACATACCGGCGACCGAGGCTGCCATCTCACCCCTCCGGTCCGCAAAGAACTTGAACGTGATGGTCGCACCTGGACCGCTTTACCTCGACCTGGAGTTCCAGCAAGGTGCGGGACTGCTGCAGGCCTCGACGCTCCGGTCTGCAGTGACGGCAGCCATCTCGAGGCCAGCCGTGATCACGACAGCAATTGGGGCGATTGCGCCAACAGACCCGCCTGTCGCTAACCGTTTCCTGGTTCCAGGAGAGACCGGGTACGCGCCGCACGGGCCACCTTCGGCGGCGCCGCTCTCCCACCCTTCTGGAGCTTTGTCGCTGAGTGTTGACCCTGCCGATCCAGTGGCGTCAGCCGCCGCACAGTCGATCGTCCAACAGCTTGACGCGGCGGGGTTCTCCGTCAGCGTCACCGGGCTGTCTGGTCATTGGGACCTGGCGCTTCGGGTGCGAGCCTTGTCCCCGTTCCCGGGTGACCTACTGCAGACGTACGTCACCGGCAGCTCGTCCAACGCAACCGGGGTGTCGGACGCCGCATTCGACTCGTTGGTCGCTGCCGGCACAACCGCGCAGGACGGTCAGCGGTTCGCACTAGTGAATCAGGCCGACCAGGAGGCGTGGGCCGATTACGCCGATCTGCCGATCGTCGCGTTGCCTCAGGCGGTCGTTTGCCAGCCGGATGTCACAGGGGTCTCCCCAAATGCCGCCCCGGATGGACCTGCATACGACGCGACCGGTTGGGGTCTCGCCGCCGGGACCCCATAG
- a CDS encoding 1,4-dihydroxy-2-naphthoyl-CoA synthase — protein MVSEIFDSSAWQNVEGFDFTDITYHRAVDRGTVRVAFDRPDVRNAFRPHTVDELYRALDHARQTPDVGCILLTGNGPSPRDGVWAFCSGGDQRIRGRDGYQYASGDDQRSVDPARTGRLHILEVQRLIRFMPKVVICVVPGWAAGGGHSLHVVCDLTIASFEHARFKQTDTDVASFDGGFGSAYLARQVGQKFAREIFFLGRTYTAEEMHAMGAVNAVVPHVELESTALQWAREVNSKSPTAQRMVKFAFNLVDDGLVGQQIFAGEATRLAYATDEAVEGRDAFLEKRPPDWSRFPWHY, from the coding sequence ATGGTCTCCGAGATCTTCGATTCGTCGGCGTGGCAAAACGTTGAAGGCTTTGATTTCACCGACATCACCTACCACCGGGCGGTCGATCGAGGCACCGTAAGGGTTGCATTTGACCGACCGGACGTGCGGAACGCGTTCCGTCCCCACACCGTCGATGAGCTTTACCGGGCGCTCGACCACGCCCGGCAAACCCCAGACGTCGGGTGCATCCTGCTGACCGGTAACGGGCCCTCACCGCGTGACGGTGTCTGGGCATTCTGCTCCGGTGGAGACCAGAGGATCCGAGGTCGCGACGGATACCAGTATGCAAGTGGAGACGATCAGAGGAGTGTTGACCCGGCTCGGACCGGCCGGCTTCACATCCTTGAGGTGCAGCGCCTCATTCGGTTCATGCCGAAGGTTGTCATTTGTGTCGTCCCCGGTTGGGCCGCCGGGGGTGGGCATAGCCTTCACGTCGTATGCGACCTCACCATCGCCAGCTTCGAACACGCTCGTTTCAAGCAGACCGACACCGACGTTGCAAGCTTCGACGGGGGGTTCGGATCGGCGTACCTGGCCCGGCAGGTCGGACAGAAGTTCGCGAGGGAGATCTTTTTCCTGGGCCGCACGTACACGGCTGAGGAGATGCACGCGATGGGTGCGGTCAACGCGGTTGTTCCACACGTCGAGCTGGAATCCACCGCGCTTCAATGGGCTAGAGAGGTGAACAGCAAGAGTCCAACGGCTCAGCGTATGGTGAAGTTCGCGTTCAACCTTGTGGATGACGGTCTTGTCGGGCAGCAGATATTCGCCGGCGAGGCGACCCGTCTGGCCTATGCCACGGATGAGGCCGTCGAAGGGCGTGATGCATTCCTGGAGAAAA